In the Populus trichocarpa isolate Nisqually-1 chromosome 1, P.trichocarpa_v4.1, whole genome shotgun sequence genome, one interval contains:
- the LOC18096000 gene encoding nuclear pore complex protein NUP98A isoform X7, producing the protein MFGASNPFGQSSNSPFGTTQPVFGQASNVSSGPFALKPFGSPTTPFGAQTGSSIFGGTSTGMFGAPQTSSFSATNAFGSSTPAFGASTTPAFGSSSSSAFGGSSVFGQKPFGGFGSTTQTSPFGNTNQQPQPGFGSTTQTSPFGNTNQQPQPGFGNTNQQPQPGFGSTTQTSPFGNTNQQPQPGFGNTNQQPQPGFGNNSLFGSTPFGAPSQSAFGAASTPAFGTTTAPAFGATSTTPAFGSTSTTPAFGAPSTTPAFGSTATPGFGSTGASYTSSPLFGAGGAFGTSTSVFGSSATTPAFGGLTGSGFGTPTTSAFGATTTSAFGATSSPSFTFSSSPGFGQSTSTFGSSPFGSTTSTFPAQPSPFGAQPTTSAFGNTGFAQPGFGGHRPGTRAAPYAETAEAEGGAQAGKLVSISAMPAYKDKSHEELRWEDYQLGDKGGPLPPGQSPGGAGYSMSTPQANPFAPSTGLGQTSTNMFSSTATNLFAPKTQTSTPSFTTASPFGPSTSSNLFQPSTPAFSVGSSPSLFGSTSMPNFSTTPSLFSSTTGQGNASPFGSNMFNNTQSSLSFPSTTPSMGQTTAFPQSNPFGPSTTSSLFNSPATGGLFSSTQSQITPNLGGFNQMTPSQPAQNAGIFSLNFSQTQAAGNSGFAGVSSNFGQPFTTQNAVAVQPVPITNPFGTLPAMPQVSFGRAGTTPSVQYGISTMPVVEKPSPIRISSLLTSRHLSQRRIRLPMRKYYPKHDGPKVPFFSDEEETPSTPKADALFIPRENPRALVIRPMDQWPSRESAEKASPLNASAPVHENENSAENGVIKEQVKVNQKPNGVHEDHATQKEESYMTLSGHRAGEAAIVYEHGADIEALMPKLRRSDYFTEPRIQELAAKERARPGFCRHVKDFVVGRHGYGSIKFLVETDVRRLDLESLVQFNNREVIVYMDDSKKPPVGQGLNKPAEVTLLNIKCIDKKTGRQFTEGPKIERYKEMLKRKAEDQGAEFVSYDPVKGEWKFKVNHFSKYMLEDEGEEDWDVVQATCNKVDDCLVLKE; encoded by the exons CTTTTGCTCTGAAACCCTTTGGTAGTCCAACAACTCCTTTTGGTGCACAAACAGGGAGTTCCATATTTGGGGGCACTTCTACTGGTATGTTTGGTGCACCCCAAACTTCTTCATTCTCTGCCACAAATGCTTTTGGTAGCTCAACGCCTGCTTTTGGAGCATCTACTACCCCTGCATTTGGTAGTTCGTCATCATCAGCATTTGGTg GTTCTTCTGTTTTTGGTCAGAAGCCCTTCGGAGGCTTTGGGTCTACCACTCAAACAAGTCCATTTGGAAACACAAATCAACAGCCACAGCCAGGCTTTGGGTCTACCACTCAAACGAGTCCTTTTGGAAACACAAATCAGCAGCCACAGCCAGGCTTTGGAAACACAAATCAGCAGCCACAGCCAGGCTTTGGGTCTACCACTCAAACAAGTCCGTTTGGAAACACAAATCAGCAGCCACAGCCAGGCTTTGGAAACACAAATCAGCAGCCACAGCCAGGCTTTGGAAACAATAGTTTATTTGGTTCAACACCTTTTGGTGCGCCATCTCAGTCTGCATTTGGTGCTGCTAGTACTCCAGCCTTTGGTACGACGACTGCCCCAGCCTTTGGTGCCACAAGCACCACTCCAGCCTTTGGTTCCACAAGCACCACTCCAGCCTTTGGCGCCCCAAGCACCACTCCAGCCTTTGGCTCAACAGCAACTCCAGGTTTTGGTAGTACAGGAGCTTCCTATACCAGTTCGCCACTGTTTGGAGCTGGTGGAGCTTTTGGAACTTCCACTTCAGTTTTTGGATCTTCAGCTACTACACCTGCTTTTGGGGGTTTGACTGGTTCTGGCTTTGGCACTCCAACCACTTCTGCCTTTGGGGCTACAACTACTTCTGCCTTTGGGGCTACATCTTCCCCATCCTTTACGTTTTCATCAAGTCCAGGTTTTGGCCAATCAACTTCTACTTTTGGGAGCAGCCCATTTGGAAGTACTACATCTACTTTTCCTGCCCAGCCTTCTCCCTTTG GAGCTCAGCCTACAACATCAGCATTTGGAAACACTGGCTTTGCCCAGCCAGGGTTTGGGGGGCACCGTCCTGGAACTAGAGCAGCACCTTATGCAGAAACTGCTGAGGCAGAAGGTGGTGCACAGGCTGGAAAATTAGTGTCAATATCAGCCATGCCTGCCTACAAAGATAAAAGCCATGAAGAGCTAAGGTGGGAGGACTATCAATTGGGAGACAAAG GTGGACCGCTTCCTCCTGGTCAATCTCCTGGTGGGGCTGGATATAGCATGTCTACCCCACAGGCGAATCCTTTTGCTCCTTCAACTGGACTTGGTCAAACATCTACAAATATGTTTTCTTCAACAGCCACAAACCTGTTTGCTCCAAAAACTCAAACATCTACACCTTCATTCACCACCGCCTCCCCTTTTGGCCCTTCAACGTCATCCAACCTCTTTCAGCCATCAACACCTGCATTCTCAGTTGGTTCATCTCCATCTCTTTTTGGATCAACAAGCATGCCTAATTTTAGTACAACACCATCCTTGTTTAGTTCTACTACAGGCCAAGGAAATGCTTCACCATTTGGTTCCAATATGTTTAATAACACTCAATCATCTCTCTCATTCCCATCTACCACACCTTCAATGGGGCAGACAACTGCATTTCCACAGTCCAATCCATTTGGACCAAGTACCACCAGTTCCTTGTTCAATAGCCCTGCTACTGGCGGCCTTTTCTCAAGCACTCAATCTCAGATAACTCCAAACCTTGGGGGGTTTAATCAAATGACT CCATCTCAACCAGCTCAGAATGCAGGTATTTTTTCCTTGAACTTCAGTCAGACACAAGcag CTGGTAACAGTGGCTTTGCTGGTGTATCAAGTAATTTTGGACAACC GTTTACCACACAAAATGCTGTTGCTGTACAACCAGTGCCTATTACAAATCCATTTGGAACACTTCCTGCAATGCCTCAAGTGTCCTTTGGTCGAGCTGGAACTACACCTTCAGTTCAATATGGAATCTCCACTATGCCT GTTGTTGAGAAACCCTCTCCCATTAGAATATCATCTTTATTGACTTCTAGGCACTTGTCACAGAGGAGGATCAGGTTGCCCATGAGGAAATATTATCCTAAGCATGATGGACCAAAG GTTCCATTTTtcagtgatgaagaagaaacaCCCAGCACACCGAAGGCAGATGCTCTTTTCATTCCAAGGGAAAACCCAAGAGCTCTAGTCATTCGTCCTATGGACCAGTGGCCTTCAAGGGAAAGTGCAGAGAAAGCATCTCCATTGAATGCATCAGCACCTGTACACGAGAACG AAAATTCAGCTGAGAATGGTGTAATCAAGGAGCAAGTTAAAGTCAACCAGAAACCTAATGGAGTCCATGAGGATCATGCGACTCAGAAAGAGGAGTCCTACATGACACTTAGTGGTCACAGAGCTGGTGAGGCTGCAATTGTGTATGAGCATGGAGCGGATATTGAGGCACTAATGCCAAAACTCCGACGTTCTGACTATTTCACCGAGCCTCGTATCCAGGAACTGGCAGCCAAGGAGAGGGCTAGACCGGGATTCTGCCGACATGTTAAGGATTTTGTGGTTGGAAGGCATGGCTATGGAAGCATCAAGTTCCTGGTTGAAACAGATGTTCGAAGGCTTGATCTTGAGTCCCTTGTTCAGTTTAATAACCGTGAAGTTATCGTGTACATGGATGATAGCAAGAAACCGCCTGTCGGACAGGGTCTCAACAAGCCTGCTGAGGTAACACTTCTCAACATAAAATGCATCGACAAAAAGACTGGACGGCAGTTCACAGAAGGACCAAAAATCGAGAGATACAAGGAGATGCTCAAAAGAAAAGCTGAAGACCAAGGCGCCGAATTTGTTTCTTATGACCCTGTTAAAGGAGAGTGGAAGTTCAAGGTCAACCATTTCAGCAAGTACATGCTGGAGGATGAAGGGGAGGAGGATTGGGATGTTGTGCAAGCTACCTGTAATAAAGTTGATGACTGCTTGGTACTGAAGGAGTGA
- the LOC18096000 gene encoding nuclear pore complex protein NUP98A isoform X1 encodes MFGASNPFGQSSNSPFGTTQPVFGQASNVSSGPFALKPFGSPTTPFGAQTGSSIFGGTSTGMFGAPQTSSFSATNAFGSSTPAFGASTTPAFGSSSSSAFGAGSSVFGQKPFGGFGSTTQTSPFGNTNQQPQPGFGSTTQTSPFGNTNQQPQPGFGNTNQQPQPGFGSTTQTSPFGNTNQQPQPGFGNTNQQPQPGFGNNSLFGSTPFGAPSQSAFGAASTPAFGTTTAPAFGATSTTPAFGSTSTTPAFGAPSTTPAFGSTATPGFGSTGASYTSSPLFGAGGAFGTSTSVFGSSATTPAFGGLTGSGFGTPTTSAFGATTTSAFGATSSPSFTFSSSPGFGQSTSTFGSSPFGSTTSTFPAQPSPFGAQPTTSAFGNTGFAQPGFGGHRPGTRAAPYAETAEAEGGAQAGKLVSISAMPAYKDKSHEELRWEDYQLGDKGGPLPPGQSPGGAGYSMSTPQANPFAPSTGLGQTSTNMFSSTATNLFAPKTQTSTPSFTTASPFGPSTSSNLFQPSTPAFSVGSSPSLFGSTSMPNFSTTPSLFSSTTGQGNASPFGSNMFNNTQSSLSFPSTTPSMGQTTAFPQSNPFGPSTTSSLFNSPATGGLFSSTQSQITPNLGGFNQMTPSQPAQNAGIFSLNFSQTQAAGNSGFAGVSSNFGQPFTTQNAVAVQPVPITNPFGTLPAMPQVSFGRAGTTPSVQYGISTMPVVEKPSPIRISSLLTSRHLSQRRIRLPMRKYYPKHDGPKVPFFSDEEETPSTPKADALFIPRENPRALVIRPMDQWPSRESAEKASPLNASAPVHENGKFSVSEDACPSNGSTAGDKNKNSAENGVIKEQVKVNQKPNGVHEDHATQKEESYMTLSGHRAGEAAIVYEHGADIEALMPKLRRSDYFTEPRIQELAAKERARPGFCRHVKDFVVGRHGYGSIKFLVETDVRRLDLESLVQFNNREVIVYMDDSKKPPVGQGLNKPAEVTLLNIKCIDKKTGRQFTEGPKIERYKEMLKRKAEDQGAEFVSYDPVKGEWKFKVNHFSKYMLEDEGEEDWDVVQATCNKVDDCLVLKE; translated from the exons CTTTTGCTCTGAAACCCTTTGGTAGTCCAACAACTCCTTTTGGTGCACAAACAGGGAGTTCCATATTTGGGGGCACTTCTACTGGTATGTTTGGTGCACCCCAAACTTCTTCATTCTCTGCCACAAATGCTTTTGGTAGCTCAACGCCTGCTTTTGGAGCATCTACTACCCCTGCATTTGGTAGTTCGTCATCATCAGCATTTGGTg CAGGTTCTTCTGTTTTTGGTCAGAAGCCCTTCGGAGGCTTTGGGTCTACCACTCAAACAAGTCCATTTGGAAACACAAATCAACAGCCACAGCCAGGCTTTGGGTCTACCACTCAAACGAGTCCTTTTGGAAACACAAATCAGCAGCCACAGCCAGGCTTTGGAAACACAAATCAGCAGCCACAGCCAGGCTTTGGGTCTACCACTCAAACAAGTCCGTTTGGAAACACAAATCAGCAGCCACAGCCAGGCTTTGGAAACACAAATCAGCAGCCACAGCCAGGCTTTGGAAACAATAGTTTATTTGGTTCAACACCTTTTGGTGCGCCATCTCAGTCTGCATTTGGTGCTGCTAGTACTCCAGCCTTTGGTACGACGACTGCCCCAGCCTTTGGTGCCACAAGCACCACTCCAGCCTTTGGTTCCACAAGCACCACTCCAGCCTTTGGCGCCCCAAGCACCACTCCAGCCTTTGGCTCAACAGCAACTCCAGGTTTTGGTAGTACAGGAGCTTCCTATACCAGTTCGCCACTGTTTGGAGCTGGTGGAGCTTTTGGAACTTCCACTTCAGTTTTTGGATCTTCAGCTACTACACCTGCTTTTGGGGGTTTGACTGGTTCTGGCTTTGGCACTCCAACCACTTCTGCCTTTGGGGCTACAACTACTTCTGCCTTTGGGGCTACATCTTCCCCATCCTTTACGTTTTCATCAAGTCCAGGTTTTGGCCAATCAACTTCTACTTTTGGGAGCAGCCCATTTGGAAGTACTACATCTACTTTTCCTGCCCAGCCTTCTCCCTTTG GAGCTCAGCCTACAACATCAGCATTTGGAAACACTGGCTTTGCCCAGCCAGGGTTTGGGGGGCACCGTCCTGGAACTAGAGCAGCACCTTATGCAGAAACTGCTGAGGCAGAAGGTGGTGCACAGGCTGGAAAATTAGTGTCAATATCAGCCATGCCTGCCTACAAAGATAAAAGCCATGAAGAGCTAAGGTGGGAGGACTATCAATTGGGAGACAAAG GTGGACCGCTTCCTCCTGGTCAATCTCCTGGTGGGGCTGGATATAGCATGTCTACCCCACAGGCGAATCCTTTTGCTCCTTCAACTGGACTTGGTCAAACATCTACAAATATGTTTTCTTCAACAGCCACAAACCTGTTTGCTCCAAAAACTCAAACATCTACACCTTCATTCACCACCGCCTCCCCTTTTGGCCCTTCAACGTCATCCAACCTCTTTCAGCCATCAACACCTGCATTCTCAGTTGGTTCATCTCCATCTCTTTTTGGATCAACAAGCATGCCTAATTTTAGTACAACACCATCCTTGTTTAGTTCTACTACAGGCCAAGGAAATGCTTCACCATTTGGTTCCAATATGTTTAATAACACTCAATCATCTCTCTCATTCCCATCTACCACACCTTCAATGGGGCAGACAACTGCATTTCCACAGTCCAATCCATTTGGACCAAGTACCACCAGTTCCTTGTTCAATAGCCCTGCTACTGGCGGCCTTTTCTCAAGCACTCAATCTCAGATAACTCCAAACCTTGGGGGGTTTAATCAAATGACT CCATCTCAACCAGCTCAGAATGCAGGTATTTTTTCCTTGAACTTCAGTCAGACACAAGcag CTGGTAACAGTGGCTTTGCTGGTGTATCAAGTAATTTTGGACAACC GTTTACCACACAAAATGCTGTTGCTGTACAACCAGTGCCTATTACAAATCCATTTGGAACACTTCCTGCAATGCCTCAAGTGTCCTTTGGTCGAGCTGGAACTACACCTTCAGTTCAATATGGAATCTCCACTATGCCT GTTGTTGAGAAACCCTCTCCCATTAGAATATCATCTTTATTGACTTCTAGGCACTTGTCACAGAGGAGGATCAGGTTGCCCATGAGGAAATATTATCCTAAGCATGATGGACCAAAG GTTCCATTTTtcagtgatgaagaagaaacaCCCAGCACACCGAAGGCAGATGCTCTTTTCATTCCAAGGGAAAACCCAAGAGCTCTAGTCATTCGTCCTATGGACCAGTGGCCTTCAAGGGAAAGTGCAGAGAAAGCATCTCCATTGAATGCATCAGCACCTGTACACGAGAACG GAAAATTTTCAGTATCAGAAGATGCTTGTCCCTCAAATGGTTCCACTGCTGGTGATAAAAATA AAAATTCAGCTGAGAATGGTGTAATCAAGGAGCAAGTTAAAGTCAACCAGAAACCTAATGGAGTCCATGAGGATCATGCGACTCAGAAAGAGGAGTCCTACATGACACTTAGTGGTCACAGAGCTGGTGAGGCTGCAATTGTGTATGAGCATGGAGCGGATATTGAGGCACTAATGCCAAAACTCCGACGTTCTGACTATTTCACCGAGCCTCGTATCCAGGAACTGGCAGCCAAGGAGAGGGCTAGACCGGGATTCTGCCGACATGTTAAGGATTTTGTGGTTGGAAGGCATGGCTATGGAAGCATCAAGTTCCTGGTTGAAACAGATGTTCGAAGGCTTGATCTTGAGTCCCTTGTTCAGTTTAATAACCGTGAAGTTATCGTGTACATGGATGATAGCAAGAAACCGCCTGTCGGACAGGGTCTCAACAAGCCTGCTGAGGTAACACTTCTCAACATAAAATGCATCGACAAAAAGACTGGACGGCAGTTCACAGAAGGACCAAAAATCGAGAGATACAAGGAGATGCTCAAAAGAAAAGCTGAAGACCAAGGCGCCGAATTTGTTTCTTATGACCCTGTTAAAGGAGAGTGGAAGTTCAAGGTCAACCATTTCAGCAAGTACATGCTGGAGGATGAAGGGGAGGAGGATTGGGATGTTGTGCAAGCTACCTGTAATAAAGTTGATGACTGCTTGGTACTGAAGGAGTGA